One Natronomonas moolapensis 8.8.11 genomic region harbors:
- a CDS encoding glycosyltransferase family 4 protein yields the protein MRVLHYLELRDRLQRSGIGTAVRHQRAALADSPLWLSTSPWRGGGPLTAIYKRAIGDGAFREFDLAHCHLPGPGTVAVAEHARRNDIPLIAHAHVTREDFAGSFRGSTAAGPLLQRYLAWLYSRADLLLCPSEYTRSVLQSYPVDAPIRTITNGVDLAALAGHGALRRTYRRRFGLDGVVVYAVGNVFERKGVGTFCRLARRSDREFVWFGPYDDGPHASPTVRRLTANPPENVTFTGWIEDIRGAYAAGDVFCLPTRVENQGIAVLEAMACGAAVVLRRLPVFEEFYTHGEDCLLCETLSEFEAAIERLAANPGLRRRLGERAAETAREHGFDRVRRELEAAYEEARERAADEHATD from the coding sequence GTGCGTGTCCTGCATTACCTCGAACTCCGCGACCGCCTCCAGCGCAGCGGCATCGGGACCGCCGTCCGTCATCAGCGGGCGGCGTTGGCCGACTCGCCGCTTTGGCTCTCGACGTCGCCGTGGCGCGGCGGCGGCCCGCTGACGGCCATTTATAAGCGAGCCATCGGCGACGGCGCGTTCCGGGAGTTCGATCTGGCCCACTGTCACCTCCCGGGTCCCGGGACGGTCGCCGTCGCCGAACACGCCCGTCGCAACGACATTCCGCTGATCGCACACGCCCACGTCACCCGCGAGGACTTCGCCGGGAGTTTTCGCGGATCGACGGCCGCCGGCCCGCTCCTCCAGCGGTACCTCGCGTGGCTCTACTCGCGGGCGGACCTCCTCCTGTGTCCGAGCGAGTACACGAGGTCGGTGCTGCAGTCGTACCCGGTCGACGCGCCGATCAGAACGATCACGAACGGCGTCGACCTCGCGGCCCTCGCGGGGCACGGGGCGCTACGCCGGACGTACCGGCGGCGGTTCGGCCTCGACGGCGTCGTAGTCTACGCGGTCGGCAACGTCTTCGAGCGGAAGGGCGTCGGGACGTTCTGCCGGCTCGCCCGCCGGAGCGACCGCGAGTTCGTCTGGTTCGGTCCCTACGACGACGGGCCTCACGCCTCGCCGACGGTTCGTCGGCTCACCGCGAACCCCCCGGAGAACGTCACGTTCACCGGCTGGATCGAGGACATCCGCGGTGCGTACGCTGCGGGCGACGTGTTCTGTCTTCCGACCCGGGTCGAAAACCAGGGCATCGCGGTCCTGGAGGCGATGGCCTGCGGGGCGGCGGTCGTGTTGCGGCGGTTGCCGGTGTTCGAGGAGTTCTACACCCACGGCGAGGACTGTCTGCTGTGTGAGACGCTTTCGGAGTTCGAGGCGGCGATCGAGCGCCTCGCCGCGAACCCGGGCCTCCGCAGACGTCTCGGCGAACGGGCGGCCGAGACCGCCCGCGAACACGGCTTCGACCGGGTCCGGCGGGAACTCGAGGCTGCTTACGAGGAGGCCAGAGAGCGCGCCGCGGACGAACACGCAACCGACTAA
- a CDS encoding Mov34/MPN/PAD-1 family protein, whose amino-acid sequence MGLFGSLLKPKLFRSSELVGIADDAIQLALQASEDAHPNEYMGQLRGQDARKVGLDREGTVITDVLLAPGTKTTPTSAEFNPSYMPNDLDSVGSVHSHPNGVLRPSDADLATFSRGRIHIIVGAPYGRGDWRAFDREGKPTDIDVVSVDVPDEQFFDFTQADIDRELR is encoded by the coding sequence ATGGGTCTGTTCGGGTCGTTGTTGAAACCGAAGCTCTTCAGATCGAGCGAACTCGTCGGCATCGCCGACGACGCCATCCAGCTCGCCCTGCAGGCGTCCGAGGACGCCCACCCCAACGAATACATGGGGCAACTCCGCGGACAGGACGCGCGCAAAGTCGGGCTCGACCGCGAGGGGACGGTCATCACGGACGTGTTGCTTGCGCCGGGGACTAAGACGACCCCGACGAGCGCGGAGTTCAACCCCAGCTACATGCCCAACGACCTCGACAGCGTCGGGTCGGTTCATTCCCACCCGAACGGGGTGTTGCGCCCGAGCGATGCGGATCTGGCGACGTTCTCGCGGGGGCGGATACACATCATCGTCGGCGCACCCTACGGCCGGGGCGACTGGCGGGCCTTCGACCGGGAGGGAAAGCCGACCGACATCGACGTGGTGTCGGTCGACGTCCCCGACGAGCAGTTCTTCGATTTCACGCAGGCCGACATCGACCGGGAGCTCCGATGA
- a CDS encoding glycosyltransferase, translating into MWTVAAVTDTYLPTVNGVSYTVRTWRERWRRRGGEMPVVYPATAARSPDPGECPVPSVPFPFYTGFRIAAPTVPGSVRERGPDVVHAHTPFALGIAGRRLAAALEVPFVVSYHTPAAEYAGYLSDALEGPIRRIADGYERLFLSGADAVIAPSRDAAESLRANGTPTHVVSNGVDTERFRPVDDGTVRAFERRYGLLDRPLIGYTGRHGHEKRLGDVLDATADVDAAVVFAGDGPARPGLERRAAGRDDVSFLGFLDRSELPAFYSALDAFVFPSPVETQGLVALEAIACGTPVVAAAAGALTETVIDGETGTHFPPGDTAALEGAIERTLRGSERLPTRLEERRRRLCVDRSIDDLEAVYESVLE; encoded by the coding sequence ATGTGGACCGTCGCGGCCGTCACGGATACGTACCTGCCGACGGTCAACGGGGTCAGCTACACCGTCCGGACGTGGCGCGAGCGCTGGCGGCGACGCGGCGGCGAGATGCCGGTCGTCTACCCGGCGACCGCCGCCCGTAGCCCCGACCCCGGCGAGTGTCCGGTGCCGAGCGTTCCGTTTCCGTTTTACACTGGATTCAGGATCGCGGCCCCGACCGTCCCGGGCTCGGTTCGGGAGCGCGGCCCCGACGTGGTTCACGCCCACACGCCGTTCGCGCTCGGGATAGCCGGCCGGCGCCTCGCGGCTGCCCTCGAGGTACCGTTTGTCGTGTCCTACCACACGCCGGCGGCGGAGTACGCCGGCTACCTCAGCGACGCGCTCGAGGGTCCCATCCGGCGGATCGCAGACGGCTACGAGCGGCTGTTCCTCTCGGGTGCCGACGCCGTGATCGCGCCCTCGCGGGACGCTGCCGAGTCCCTTCGGGCCAACGGGACGCCGACGCACGTCGTCTCGAACGGCGTCGACACCGAGCGGTTCCGCCCGGTCGACGACGGGACGGTGCGGGCGTTCGAGCGCCGATACGGCCTCCTCGACCGCCCGCTGATCGGGTACACCGGGCGGCACGGCCACGAGAAGCGACTCGGTGACGTCCTCGACGCGACCGCCGACGTCGACGCTGCCGTCGTGTTCGCCGGTGACGGCCCGGCGCGCCCCGGCCTCGAACGCCGGGCGGCGGGCCGCGATGACGTCTCGTTTCTCGGGTTCCTCGATCGGTCCGAACTGCCGGCTTTTTACAGTGCGCTCGACGCGTTCGTCTTCCCCAGTCCGGTCGAGACGCAGGGACTCGTCGCGCTCGAAGCGATCGCCTGTGGGACGCCCGTCGTCGCCGCGGCCGCCGGCGCGCTGACCGAGACGGTGATCGACGGCGAGACGGGGACTCACTTCCCGCCCGGCGACACGGCGGCCCTCGAAGGAGCGATCGAACGGACGCTCCGAGGCTCCGAACGGCTCCCGACGCGGCTCGAAGAGCGGCGGCGACGACTGTGCGTCGATCGGTCTATCGACGACCTCGAGGCGGTGTACGAGTCTGTGCTCGAATGA
- a CDS encoding DHH family phosphoesterase, whose protein sequence is MNSSTASDGDHGSREGVAKDLAPGCTSDDIEEGARYVATVNGVVEYGVFVDLSEVVSGLVHESKLDSTYEIGDEIVVELVEIRENGDLGFEEVATDPDRVNRADIAHGDSARIGSLGDRTGDAVYLEGDVVQIKQTAGPTVFSIRDGTGIVPCAAFEAAGVRAYPDIELDDTVRVSGTVEAHDDAPQLEVETVSILDGEERETVRARVDEAVEAAATPTDPEPLIEWPAFDALREDLAAVARRLRRAVLEGRPIRVRHHADGDGMCAALPVQLALENLISEVHADPDAPRHLFKRLPSKAPYYEMEDVTRDLNFALEDEVRHGQRLPLLFMVDNGSTEEDTPAYRALAQYDIPILAVDHHHPDPDAVGPLLEEHVNPYLHGEDYRITTGMMCVELARMIDPSITDDLEHVPAVAGLADRSKADAMERYLELAESAGYDESALNDIVEALDYAAHWLRYSSGPNLISDALDLDCDDPERHAELVDFLASRARRDVEDQLENAEGHVEHERLDNGAHLYRLDVENHARRFTYPAPGKTTGELHDRKVTETGDPVITIGYGPDFSVLRSDGVRLDIPNMVTELQAELDGAGVSGGGHLVVGSIKFVPGARERVLDALVDKMESAELDADLRSTLLRDDG, encoded by the coding sequence ATGAATTCGTCTACCGCCAGTGACGGGGATCACGGCTCCCGGGAGGGAGTCGCAAAGGACCTCGCACCCGGCTGTACATCTGACGATATCGAGGAGGGCGCTCGCTACGTGGCGACCGTCAACGGCGTCGTCGAGTACGGTGTCTTCGTCGACCTGTCCGAGGTGGTCTCCGGGCTCGTTCACGAATCGAAGCTCGACAGCACCTACGAGATCGGCGACGAGATCGTCGTCGAACTCGTCGAGATCCGAGAGAACGGCGACCTCGGCTTCGAGGAGGTCGCCACCGATCCCGACAGGGTCAATCGAGCCGACATCGCTCACGGCGACAGCGCCCGGATCGGCTCGCTCGGCGACCGGACCGGCGACGCGGTGTACCTCGAGGGCGACGTCGTCCAGATCAAACAGACGGCCGGCCCGACGGTGTTTTCGATCCGTGACGGGACCGGTATCGTCCCCTGTGCGGCCTTCGAGGCGGCCGGCGTCCGCGCGTACCCCGACATCGAACTCGACGACACCGTTCGCGTCAGCGGTACCGTCGAAGCCCACGACGACGCCCCGCAACTCGAGGTCGAGACAGTTTCGATCCTCGACGGCGAGGAGCGAGAGACGGTCCGGGCGCGCGTCGACGAGGCGGTCGAGGCGGCCGCAACCCCGACCGATCCGGAGCCGCTGATCGAGTGGCCGGCGTTCGACGCTCTCCGCGAGGACCTCGCGGCCGTCGCGCGCCGCCTCCGACGTGCTGTCCTCGAGGGACGTCCGATCCGAGTCCGACACCACGCCGACGGCGACGGCATGTGTGCCGCGTTGCCGGTCCAACTCGCCCTCGAGAACCTCATCTCCGAGGTCCACGCCGACCCCGACGCGCCGCGGCACCTGTTCAAACGGCTCCCCTCGAAGGCGCCGTACTACGAGATGGAGGACGTGACGCGCGATCTGAACTTCGCTCTCGAGGACGAGGTCAGACACGGCCAGCGGCTTCCGCTTTTGTTTATGGTGGACAACGGATCGACCGAGGAAGACACACCGGCCTACCGGGCGCTCGCCCAGTACGACATCCCGATTCTCGCCGTCGACCACCACCATCCCGACCCCGACGCGGTCGGCCCGCTGCTCGAGGAACATGTCAACCCCTACCTCCACGGCGAGGACTACCGGATCACGACCGGGATGATGTGCGTCGAGTTGGCGCGGATGATTGACCCCTCGATCACCGACGACCTCGAACACGTCCCCGCAGTCGCGGGGCTTGCGGACCGCTCGAAGGCCGACGCGATGGAGCGATACCTCGAACTCGCCGAGTCGGCAGGCTACGACGAGTCGGCGTTGAACGACATCGTCGAGGCGCTCGACTACGCCGCCCACTGGCTCCGGTACAGCTCCGGACCGAACCTCATAAGCGACGCCTTGGACCTCGACTGCGACGACCCCGAGCGGCACGCCGAACTCGTCGACTTCCTCGCCTCGCGGGCCCGCCGCGACGTCGAGGACCAACTCGAGAACGCCGAGGGCCACGTCGAACACGAGCGCCTCGACAACGGTGCCCACCTCTATCGGCTCGACGTCGAGAACCACGCCCGTCGGTTCACCTACCCCGCCCCCGGGAAGACCACGGGCGAACTCCACGACCGGAAGGTGACCGAAACGGGCGATCCGGTCATCACGATCGGCTATGGCCCGGACTTCTCCGTGCTGCGTTCCGACGGGGTCCGCCTCGACATCCCGAACATGGTGACCGAACTGCAAGCGGAGCTCGACGGTGCGGGCGTCTCCGGTGGCGGCCACCTGGTCGTCGGCTCGATCAAGTTCGTTCCCGGCGCCCGCGAGCGGGTCCTCGACGCCCTCGTCGACAAGATGGAATCGGCCGAACTCGACGCGGATCTCCGGAGTACGCTGCTTCGCGACGACGGCTGA
- a CDS encoding adenylyltransferase/cytidyltransferase family protein yields MRRVVAQGTFDLLHPGHLHYLEDAKSRGDCLDVIVARSENVTHKPAPVVPDRQRREMVAALDPVDGARLGHVTDFLVPIREIDPDVIVLGHDQHHDEETLAGLLAEEGIDCEVVRASARDADPDAELLSTGRIIDRVCEHRC; encoded by the coding sequence ATGAGACGCGTCGTCGCACAGGGGACCTTCGATCTGCTTCATCCCGGACACCTCCATTACCTCGAGGACGCGAAGTCCCGTGGCGACTGTCTCGACGTCATCGTCGCTCGCTCGGAGAACGTCACGCACAAGCCGGCCCCCGTGGTGCCGGACCGACAGCGGCGCGAGATGGTTGCCGCCCTCGATCCGGTCGACGGCGCTCGGCTCGGCCACGTCACGGACTTCCTCGTGCCGATCCGCGAGATCGATCCCGACGTCATCGTGCTCGGCCACGACCAACACCACGACGAGGAAACGCTCGCCGGACTGTTGGCCGAGGAGGGCATCGATTGTGAGGTCGTTCGCGCCTCGGCCCGCGACGCCGACCCCGACGCGGAGTTGCTCTCGACAGGGCGGATCATCGATCGGGTCTGCGAGCATCGCTGTTGA
- a CDS encoding NAD(P)/FAD-dependent oxidoreductase, with the protein MIGIVGGGLAGLAAAHRLREAGREVRVFEASESVGGLAATYETAGDRIEAYYHHLSKSEETIVELAAELGVDDRIEWRIGENAYYVDGVAHPLDTPWEIAAYPHLSVYDKFRLAALTLEVDVRGGRPRFDTYDDIEAFEDVPVTEFLLEHTTRGVYEYFFEPLLDAKFGDRKDDVSAAWLLGRIKFRGERDLLRGEVLGYLDGGFAVLVEALVEAVGRERIDTGTAVTDLSFGPGEGRASEPAVESLTAGHRNGETETHDVDGVVVAAMPDVLESLTGYACDIDFQGSVCALVSMREPLLDTYWLNIADDAPFGALIEHTNFVPPARYGGEHLLYVASYVQDLDEELWQRDDEAVEELWLEGIEALFPEFDRDAVTDVRVSRNPKTAPVYERGYLDMVVPYDLASAGLSGVYYAGMASRAQYPERSLDGAIEAGYAAADRVL; encoded by the coding sequence ATGATCGGCATCGTCGGCGGCGGCCTCGCGGGCCTCGCCGCCGCCCACCGCCTCCGGGAGGCCGGCCGCGAGGTCCGGGTGTTCGAGGCGTCGGAGTCGGTGGGCGGCCTCGCCGCCACCTACGAGACCGCGGGCGACCGGATCGAGGCGTACTACCATCACCTCTCGAAGTCCGAGGAGACGATCGTCGAGTTGGCCGCGGAACTCGGCGTCGACGACCGGATCGAGTGGCGGATCGGCGAGAACGCCTACTACGTCGACGGCGTCGCGCACCCTCTGGATACGCCCTGGGAGATCGCGGCGTACCCGCATCTCTCGGTATACGACAAGTTCCGGCTGGCGGCGCTGACGCTCGAGGTCGACGTCCGCGGCGGCCGGCCGCGCTTCGACACCTACGACGACATCGAGGCGTTCGAGGACGTCCCAGTCACGGAGTTTCTCCTCGAACACACCACCCGCGGCGTTTATGAATACTTCTTCGAGCCGCTGCTCGACGCCAAATTCGGCGACCGCAAGGACGACGTCTCGGCGGCGTGGCTGCTCGGCCGCATCAAGTTCCGCGGCGAACGGGATCTCCTGCGGGGTGAAGTACTCGGCTACCTCGACGGCGGGTTCGCCGTCCTCGTCGAGGCGCTCGTCGAGGCGGTGGGTCGAGAGCGGATCGACACCGGAACGGCCGTGACGGACCTCTCGTTCGGCCCGGGCGAGGGCCGGGCGTCGGAGCCCGCCGTCGAGTCGCTGACGGCCGGACACCGCAACGGTGAGACGGAGACGCACGACGTCGACGGCGTCGTCGTCGCGGCGATGCCCGACGTCCTCGAATCGCTGACCGGCTACGCCTGCGACATCGACTTCCAGGGGTCGGTCTGTGCGCTCGTCTCGATGCGCGAACCGCTGTTGGACACCTACTGGCTGAACATCGCCGACGACGCGCCGTTCGGGGCACTCATCGAGCACACGAACTTCGTCCCGCCGGCGCGTTACGGGGGCGAACACCTCCTCTACGTCGCGAGCTACGTCCAGGACCTCGACGAGGAGTTGTGGCAGCGCGACGACGAGGCGGTCGAGGAGCTGTGGCTCGAGGGGATCGAGGCGCTGTTCCCCGAGTTCGATCGCGACGCAGTCACCGACGTTCGCGTCTCACGGAACCCCAAGACGGCCCCGGTCTACGAGCGCGGCTACCTCGATATGGTCGTCCCGTACGACCTCGCGTCGGCGGGACTTTCGGGCGTTTATTACGCCGGGATGGCCTCACGGGCACAGTACCCCGAACGAAGCCTCGACGGGGCGATTGAGGCAGGGTACGCCGCCGCCGACCGGGTCCTGTGA
- the ppc gene encoding phosphoenolpyruvate carboxylase: MRLHRRDIQRDIRELGAMLGDTIEAQESRAAFDTVERLRKRSVDRRSGGGDVGSIRTELDDLDADRELVAASAFTTYFELINLAEERERIRALREQAQAGVPDDGLEEAADALAGNDAEDIASILEDVYIQPTFTAHPTEARRKTVKAKLRSVSSSLETLDERLLTDKEGGQVERELRAEVTSLWQTPQIRQRRPEPTDEALNVQWYLENTLFDVVGEVYQELEDALAERSAFDAEQRVPTLFEFRSWAGSDRDGNPYVTPEVTTATLSRQRRVVLEKYREELKRLSGVLSQDSDHVEIGSEVDERLAHHEEALPSVSAEAEERYPDEPYRQLLRLMRERLDRVGTVRPGEYGHVDEFVADLDAIGDDLRSNAAGNVADVHVDPLRRQVETFGFTLASLDLRDHQENHTLAIEAALERQGIDYAGLDETERVEFLTDAIAEDDPILEFDDLGELDETTERVLTRFERLADWQREYGTDAIDTYCISMCEEPSHVLEVLFLADQVDVVDLPGHSGLDVVPLLETEYALSGARRIIGTLFENDAYAAALEARGGTQEVMLGYSDSCKENGFFAAQWSLQRNEKRLANICSDYGVDLRLFHGRGGSISRGGGPMNDALLALPNETVTGEVKFTEQGEAIAEKYASPKIAERELEQMLNAQLRARQGAIERPTEPVEEEWIEAMETGAAAAREAYEDLLETEGFVAFFEQATPITVIENLNLGSRPASRSGERTVEDLRAIPWVFAWTQARCIVPGWYSLATGLDAYLEDGGDIETLEEMYEAWPFFRSMLDNAAIALAKTDMTIAAEYAALAEEDLRERIFTDIEAEYERAVGLVSEITGGDSLPLSGWFEESLRRRNPYVDPLNLLQLRLLSRSERSEAERRALRMTVKGIAAGMKNTG; the protein is encoded by the coding sequence ATGCGACTACACCGTCGTGACATACAGCGCGACATCCGGGAGTTGGGGGCGATGCTCGGCGATACGATCGAAGCGCAAGAATCGCGGGCCGCCTTCGATACCGTCGAGCGCCTCCGGAAGCGGTCGGTCGACCGACGGAGCGGCGGCGGCGACGTCGGATCGATCCGAACCGAACTCGACGACCTCGACGCCGACCGTGAACTCGTGGCCGCGAGCGCGTTTACTACGTACTTCGAGTTGATCAACCTCGCGGAGGAGCGCGAGCGAATCAGGGCCCTCAGAGAGCAGGCCCAAGCCGGCGTCCCGGACGACGGCCTCGAGGAAGCCGCCGACGCGCTCGCCGGCAACGACGCCGAGGACATCGCCTCGATACTCGAGGACGTCTACATCCAGCCGACGTTCACCGCCCACCCGACCGAGGCCCGGCGCAAGACGGTGAAGGCGAAGCTTCGGTCGGTGTCGTCGTCGCTCGAGACACTCGACGAGCGGCTCCTGACCGACAAAGAAGGTGGACAGGTCGAACGGGAACTCCGCGCCGAGGTGACGAGTCTCTGGCAGACCCCCCAGATCCGCCAGCGACGGCCGGAGCCGACCGACGAGGCGTTGAACGTCCAGTGGTACCTCGAAAACACGCTGTTCGACGTCGTCGGCGAGGTGTATCAAGAACTCGAGGACGCGCTCGCGGAGCGGTCGGCGTTCGACGCCGAACAACGGGTGCCGACGCTGTTCGAGTTCCGGTCGTGGGCGGGCAGCGACCGGGACGGCAACCCCTACGTAACGCCGGAAGTGACGACCGCGACGCTGTCGAGACAGCGGCGCGTCGTTCTCGAGAAGTACCGCGAGGAACTAAAACGGCTCTCGGGCGTGTTGAGCCAGGACTCCGATCACGTCGAGATCGGCTCCGAGGTCGACGAGCGGCTGGCACACCACGAGGAGGCGCTGCCGTCCGTCTCCGCCGAGGCCGAAGAGCGATATCCGGACGAGCCGTACCGACAGCTCCTGCGGTTGATGCGCGAGCGACTCGACCGCGTCGGGACCGTCCGCCCCGGCGAGTACGGCCACGTCGACGAGTTCGTCGCCGACCTGGACGCCATCGGGGACGATCTCCGCTCGAACGCCGCTGGCAACGTCGCGGACGTCCACGTCGACCCGCTCCGCAGGCAGGTCGAGACGTTCGGCTTTACGCTTGCGAGTCTCGACCTGCGGGACCACCAGGAGAACCACACCCTCGCGATCGAGGCGGCGCTCGAGAGACAGGGGATCGACTACGCCGGACTGGACGAAACCGAGCGCGTCGAGTTCCTGACGGACGCCATCGCCGAGGACGACCCGATCCTCGAGTTCGACGACCTCGGGGAACTCGACGAGACCACCGAGCGCGTTCTCACCCGATTCGAACGGCTGGCCGACTGGCAACGCGAGTACGGCACCGACGCGATCGACACGTACTGCATCTCGATGTGCGAGGAGCCGAGCCACGTCCTCGAGGTGCTGTTCTTGGCCGATCAGGTCGACGTCGTCGACCTCCCCGGCCACTCGGGGCTCGACGTGGTGCCGCTTTTGGAGACCGAGTACGCCCTCTCGGGGGCCCGCCGAATCATCGGGACGCTCTTCGAGAACGACGCCTACGCCGCGGCGCTCGAAGCGCGCGGGGGGACACAGGAGGTCATGCTCGGATACTCCGACTCCTGTAAGGAGAACGGCTTCTTCGCCGCCCAGTGGTCCCTCCAGCGGAACGAAAAGCGACTCGCGAACATCTGTTCGGACTACGGCGTCGATTTGCGGCTGTTCCACGGACGCGGAGGGTCGATCTCACGCGGTGGCGGTCCGATGAACGACGCGTTGCTCGCGCTCCCGAACGAGACGGTGACCGGCGAGGTGAAGTTCACCGAGCAGGGCGAGGCGATCGCCGAGAAGTACGCCAGCCCGAAGATCGCCGAGCGCGAACTCGAGCAGATGCTCAACGCGCAGCTGCGGGCCAGACAGGGAGCGATCGAACGGCCCACCGAACCGGTCGAAGAGGAGTGGATCGAAGCGATGGAGACCGGAGCGGCGGCCGCCAGGGAGGCCTACGAGGACCTACTGGAGACCGAGGGCTTCGTCGCCTTCTTCGAGCAGGCGACGCCGATCACGGTCATCGAGAACCTCAATCTCGGCTCGCGGCCCGCGTCCAGAAGCGGCGAGCGGACGGTCGAGGATCTGCGGGCGATCCCGTGGGTCTTCGCGTGGACGCAGGCGCGGTGTATCGTTCCCGGGTGGTACTCGCTGGCGACCGGCCTCGACGCGTATCTCGAGGACGGCGGCGATATCGAGACGCTCGAGGAGATGTACGAGGCCTGGCCGTTTTTCCGGAGCATGCTCGACAACGCGGCGATCGCGCTGGCGAAGACGGACATGACCATCGCCGCGGAGTACGCCGCCCTCGCGGAGGAGGACCTCAGAGAGCGGATCTTCACCGATATCGAGGCCGAGTACGAGCGGGCCGTCGGGTTGGTATCGGAGATCACGGGGGGGGACTCGCTGCCGCTGTCCGGGTGGTTCGAGGAGAGCCTCCGGCGTCGGAACCCCTACGTCGACCCGCTGAACCTGTTGCAGTTGCGGTTGCTGTCGCGCTCGGAGCGCTCAGAGGCCGAGCGGCGGGCGCTCCGCATGACGGTCAAGGGGATCGCGGCTGGCATGAAAAACACTGGCTAG
- a CDS encoding phospholipase D-like domain-containing protein, with amino-acid sequence MLGRIAAALVVVLALSSGVAGAVPDATATATPTPSEPSVGSANATLVAAYPNPVAHDDRGEFVAVRFERPTNTTGWTLTDGTTTAGLPNRTVEGTVAFATVPERARSGTDYRVAPLSGRLRLANGGDRLALSDGNDTVSTARYRSAPESEIREFGAGVWRPVGATDHDPIRTDGGAGTAFVLPDAPNQAVETLASADERIRLAGYTFTSERITAALLEAAAEGVGVSVLLDGAPVGGITDRQAGQLDQLAEGGVDVRLLSGPHLRYRHHHPKYAVVDDRALVLTENFKPAGTGGASSRGWGVVLEDASAADALASVHRADWTWRAATPWREYRRGRDFVDGEPALGSFGTRHEPKRIDVDSATVLVTPDNAGTALHSRIEAAEDRLLIQQVRIDSRENDLLRAALRAAERGVRVRIHLGGSWYVEEDNAALVAWLNRRAEREGWDLEAVVDDPDPDGYGKIHTKGVIVDDTAVVGSLNWVESATTENREVLVALESAGAADYYASVFRSDWSGGSRPIPGGLLAAAAVAGSGGLLALRRLEFVGREGTVTDWRW; translated from the coding sequence GTGCTCGGACGCATCGCCGCGGCCCTCGTGGTCGTCCTCGCGCTATCGAGCGGCGTCGCCGGCGCTGTCCCGGACGCCACGGCGACGGCGACGCCGACCCCCTCGGAACCGTCGGTCGGGTCGGCGAACGCGACGCTCGTCGCCGCGTATCCGAACCCGGTCGCCCACGACGACCGCGGCGAGTTCGTCGCCGTCCGGTTCGAGCGCCCGACGAACACGACGGGGTGGACGCTTACCGACGGGACGACGACAGCGGGGCTTCCGAACCGGACGGTCGAGGGGACCGTCGCGTTCGCCACCGTCCCCGAACGGGCACGAAGCGGAACTGACTATCGCGTCGCGCCGCTTTCGGGTCGGCTCCGGTTGGCCAACGGCGGCGACCGGCTGGCGCTCTCGGACGGAAACGACACCGTCTCGACCGCCCGCTACCGGAGCGCCCCCGAATCGGAGATCCGCGAGTTCGGGGCGGGGGTGTGGCGGCCCGTCGGGGCGACCGATCACGACCCGATCCGGACGGACGGAGGGGCTGGGACGGCGTTCGTCCTCCCGGACGCGCCGAACCAGGCGGTCGAGACGCTCGCGTCGGCCGACGAACGGATACGGCTGGCCGGCTACACGTTCACGTCCGAGCGGATCACGGCGGCGCTGCTCGAAGCGGCCGCCGAGGGGGTCGGCGTCTCGGTCCTGCTCGACGGCGCGCCGGTCGGCGGGATCACCGACCGGCAGGCCGGCCAACTCGACCAGCTGGCCGAGGGGGGCGTCGACGTTCGCCTCCTCTCCGGACCGCATCTCAGGTACCGCCACCACCACCCGAAGTACGCGGTCGTCGACGACCGGGCGCTCGTCCTGACCGAGAATTTCAAGCCGGCCGGAACCGGCGGTGCGTCGAGTCGGGGATGGGGCGTCGTCCTCGAGGACGCCTCGGCCGCCGACGCCCTGGCGTCGGTTCATCGGGCCGACTGGACGTGGCGCGCGGCCACCCCCTGGCGGGAGTACCGGCGGGGCCGGGACTTCGTCGACGGCGAACCCGCGCTCGGATCCTTCGGAACCCGCCACGAACCGAAACGCATCGACGTCGACTCGGCGACCGTCCTCGTCACCCCCGACAACGCCGGGACGGCGCTCCACTCGCGGATCGAGGCCGCCGAGGACCGACTCTTGATCCAGCAAGTTCGGATCGACAGCCGCGAGAACGACCTGCTTCGGGCGGCGCTTCGGGCGGCCGAGCGGGGCGTCCGGGTCCGGATCCACCTCGGCGGCAGCTGGTACGTCGAGGAGGACAACGCCGCACTCGTCGCGTGGCTGAACCGCCGCGCCGAGAGGGAGGGGTGGGACCTCGAGGCCGTAGTCGACGATCCCGATCCCGACGGCTACGGCAAGATCCACACGAAAGGCGTAATCGTCGACGATACCGCCGTCGTCGGGAGCCTCAACTGGGTGGAATCGGCGACGACGGAGAACCGGGAAGTGCTCGTCGCACTCGAGTCGGCCGGCGCAGCCGACTACTACGCGTCGGTCTTTCGCTCCGACTGGAGCGGCGGGAGCCGCCCGATCCCCGGCGGGTTGCTCGCGGCCGCCGCGGTCGCCGGAAGCGGAGGACTGCTGGCGCTCCGACGGCTCGAATTCGTCGGGCGGGAGGGGACGGTGACCGACTGGCGGTGGTAG